Genomic window (Candidatus Nitrosocosmicus franklandus):
TTTGTTAGGCATTTATATATTATGGGCATCTTTTGGTTATATTGGTCCATCCTTTTCTTCTGACGTTTTAAATTTACAACAATCAACCTTAAGAGCTGAATATCATTTACCAGAAGAACCAGTAATTACAGACCCGACTATTTTGCAAACTCCCCCATCTCTCCGCCCTTTTTTGACTGATAATGCAACAAGCTCATCTAATGCAACAAGCTCATCTAATGCAACAAGCTCATCTAATGCAACAAGCTCATCTAATGCAACAAGCTCATCTAATGCAGCACAACAGAATGCCGGAGAAGTTCATGTTTCAATTGTTCCAAACTCTTCTACTTTAACCGATGATGCGTTTAGTCCAAATCCTGTAGAAGTTACAGTAGGCCAATCAGTTATCTGGACAAATGATGACACTGTATTTCACACAGTGACATCGGGAACCGTTGGTGCAGATGATGTTGGACAACTATTTGATTCTGGGTTGACAGGACCAACTGCTCTCACAAGTCAAGGAAAGACTTTTGAGCACAAATTCGAAACAGAAGGCGAATTTCCATACTTTTGCATGTTGCATCCTAATATGGTTGGAACAGTGTCAGTGAGCTAATTCAACAATTACCATTCGTTAGTGATTTGATTAAACAACATACTTGTATAGAATATAGTTTGGATGGATCACCAAAATTGTATTGATGAGATTTGATAGTTATTGATACATATCCACAAAAAGTGTATTATAAA
Coding sequences:
- a CDS encoding cupredoxin domain-containing protein encodes the protein MSKEGDLPKLPVRKLKIGTISISLIVMGLSLLGIYILWASFGYIGPSFSSDVLNLQQSTLRAEYHLPEEPVITDPTILQTPPSLRPFLTDNATSSSNATSSSNATSSSNATSSSNATSSSNAAQQNAGEVHVSIVPNSSTLTDDAFSPNPVEVTVGQSVIWTNDDTVFHTVTSGTVGADDVGQLFDSGLTGPTALTSQGKTFEHKFETEGEFPYFCMLHPNMVGTVSVS